The Fibrobacter sp. UWB5 genome has a window encoding:
- the lptB gene encoding LPS export ABC transporter ATP-binding protein — translation MKNLVSTIRTEHLRKVYGGRQVVSDVSIRVSQGEIVGLLGPNGAGKTTSFYMIVGMVRPESGHIFLDDIEMTDKPMYKRARLGIGYLPQEASIFRKLSVEDNIMAILETQNMKRSERKRRLEELLEEFKITHIRKTKSMSCSGGERRRLEIARALASDPSFLLLDEPFAGIDPIAVADIQSIISGLKERGMGVLITDHNVRETLSITDRAYIMYKSQVLTEGSSEYLANDPEARRIYLGDSFSLG, via the coding sequence ATGAAAAATCTTGTTAGTACCATACGCACGGAGCACCTGAGAAAGGTCTATGGCGGTCGCCAAGTGGTGAGCGACGTGTCCATTCGCGTGTCGCAGGGCGAAATCGTCGGACTCCTCGGCCCTAACGGTGCCGGCAAGACGACTTCGTTCTACATGATCGTGGGCATGGTACGTCCGGAGTCCGGGCATATCTTCTTGGACGATATCGAAATGACGGACAAGCCCATGTACAAGCGCGCCCGCCTTGGCATCGGTTACCTGCCGCAAGAAGCTTCGATTTTCCGCAAGCTCAGCGTCGAAGACAACATTATGGCCATTCTCGAAACGCAGAACATGAAGCGTTCCGAACGCAAGCGCCGTCTCGAAGAATTGCTCGAAGAATTTAAGATTACGCACATTCGCAAAACCAAGTCCATGAGCTGCTCAGGCGGTGAACGCCGCCGCTTGGAAATTGCACGCGCCTTGGCAAGCGATCCGTCGTTCCTGTTGCTCGACGAACCGTTTGCAGGTATCGACCCGATTGCCGTGGCCGACATCCAGTCCATTATTTCGGGCCTCAAGGAACGCGGCATGGGCGTGCTCATTACCGACCACAACGTGCGTGAAACGCTTTCGATTACCGACCGCGCCTACATTATGTACAAGAGCCAGGTGCTGACCGAAGGTTCTTCGGAATATTTGGCGAATGACCCCGAAGCCCGTCGCATTTACTTGGGCGATAGCTTTAGCTTAGGTTAG
- a CDS encoding TraR/DksA C4-type zinc finger protein, producing the protein MAEKKPVKMSDADLKFFEDMLIEKRRQIVTAQTDFDKTETFKNQAQAGEGGESNSADLATDYNALETNFSLAAREGKYLVYLEEALKRIKKGTFGICKVCGELIPKARLIAVPTATKCVNCKEETKRKEKEDSRLEMARMLAEAQRREMQKRAAGK; encoded by the coding sequence ATGGCTGAAAAGAAACCTGTAAAAATGAGCGATGCTGACCTCAAGTTCTTTGAGGATATGTTGATTGAAAAACGTAGGCAGATTGTTACGGCCCAGACAGACTTTGACAAGACCGAAACGTTCAAGAATCAGGCACAGGCGGGCGAAGGTGGCGAATCGAACAGTGCCGACCTGGCAACCGACTATAATGCTCTCGAAACGAACTTCTCCTTGGCTGCTCGCGAAGGCAAGTATCTGGTTTACCTAGAAGAAGCGCTCAAGCGCATCAAGAAGGGTACCTTCGGTATTTGCAAGGTTTGCGGTGAACTCATTCCCAAGGCCCGCTTGATTGCCGTGCCCACGGCCACCAAGTGCGTGAACTGCAAGGAAGAAACCAAGCGCAAGGAAAAGGAAGACAGCCGTCTTGAAATGGCTCGTATGCTCGCCGAAGCCCAGCGCCGTGAAATGCAGAAGCGCGCTGCCGGTAAATAG
- the hprK gene encoding HPr(Ser) kinase/phosphatase, protein MHYGRDLQMACHSPESAMDAPIAESGIHRPGLAMAGYTKVYSSQQIQVVGHTEWNYLESIGPEGRAKVFENLSVFKAPMWVVTHSQMPHPELKAMCDRLNIPLFSTTLHTYEFNKIAQRILEEFFAPHAIIHGSLVDVYGVGMLYVGDSNVGKSECVLDLVESGHRMVADDVVHISNVGRAIIGRPDPLIKHHMEIRGVGILDIRSMFGIHAIRKVKKIETIVELQQWQRDGGYDRTGLNEQEEEVMGVKIPKVVIPVAPGKNLTVISEVIAMNTLMKYNGQNVAQDFNESLMQKIKAKAKGEYVDDLLDFDNQNWSYYE, encoded by the coding sequence TTGCATTACGGCAGGGACCTGCAGATGGCCTGCCATTCTCCGGAATCTGCTATGGACGCCCCGATTGCCGAAAGCGGTATTCACCGCCCGGGCCTTGCCATGGCAGGTTACACCAAGGTTTACAGTTCGCAGCAGATTCAGGTAGTCGGGCACACGGAATGGAACTACTTGGAATCGATTGGCCCCGAAGGCCGTGCGAAAGTCTTTGAGAATTTATCTGTATTCAAGGCCCCGATGTGGGTGGTGACGCATTCGCAAATGCCGCACCCCGAACTCAAGGCCATGTGTGACCGCTTGAACATCCCGCTGTTCTCGACCACGCTTCACACTTACGAATTCAACAAGATCGCTCAGCGTATCTTGGAAGAATTCTTTGCTCCGCATGCCATTATTCACGGTAGCCTGGTCGACGTCTACGGCGTCGGCATGCTCTATGTGGGCGACAGCAACGTGGGTAAGTCGGAATGCGTACTTGACCTCGTGGAAAGCGGACACCGCATGGTGGCCGACGACGTAGTCCACATCAGTAACGTGGGCCGTGCCATTATCGGACGTCCGGACCCCTTGATCAAGCACCACATGGAAATCCGCGGCGTAGGCATTCTCGATATCCGCTCCATGTTCGGTATTCACGCCATTCGCAAGGTGAAAAAGATCGAAACCATCGTAGAACTGCAACAATGGCAGCGCGACGGCGGCTACGACCGTACCGGGCTCAATGAGCAGGAAGAAGAGGTCATGGGGGTCAAAATCCCCAAAGTTGTGATTCCTGTGGCTCCTGGCAAGAACCTGACCGTGATTTCTGAGGTCATTGCCATGAATACTTTGATGAAATATAACGGTCAAAACGTGGCTCAGGACTTCAATGAGTCCCTAATGCAAAAGATTAAGGCCAAGGCCAAGGGCGAGTATGTCGATGATTTGTTAGATTTCGACAATCAAAATTGGTCTTACTATGAATAA
- the rpoN gene encoding RNA polymerase factor sigma-54, which produces MDIGIQLGTNQRLEQNLSPQLRQFVTILQKNSLELDTAIKEELETNPLLELDDAAPMEEREVHEDELPDSGAELREAKDNFDDYDSGDYSSLEDSAIGDSSLLDGSNDIDYEQYLKDGSMNEDAPFKDLNVGNDSDDEWDRPIKDHGKSLQDQLRDQLSLWSGTREQLEQLAQSNCSEKKFRSLVEYLIDSLDENGFLQEVSAEVAPLRASEDPLINEIESMLRNEVPLEECSLPVREAVHVLQGFNPRGIGARNQRECFLIQAYALPSFPPLGIKILEECYDDLLALRYAKIGKALGVSTEDVQRAVASFAKLNPHPGFQLSNSRVQTIAADLKVVDKHGHMEVESVRSSMQKRLRVNQTYKAILDDKGASKSDKEYVRTHLFKAVEFIKALDNRYTTMELVMRAIFKRQKDFFKKGPAFLKPMVQQDIADDIKRDVSTVNRSVNGKYVDTPYGIFELKQFFTSGVKQDSSPDGEELSSATILDAIKKLVDEEDKKKPLSDQAIADKLMEQGIKVARRTVAKYREEELHLLPASKRKKLI; this is translated from the coding sequence GTGGATATAGGGATTCAACTTGGTACAAATCAGCGGCTGGAGCAAAATCTTTCGCCCCAGCTTAGGCAGTTTGTAACCATTCTGCAGAAGAATTCCCTGGAACTCGATACCGCCATCAAAGAAGAACTTGAAACCAATCCGCTTCTGGAATTGGACGATGCCGCCCCGATGGAAGAACGCGAAGTCCACGAAGACGAACTTCCGGATTCTGGTGCCGAGCTGCGCGAAGCTAAAGATAATTTTGACGACTACGATTCTGGCGACTATTCTAGCCTCGAAGACAGCGCCATAGGCGATAGCTCGCTTTTGGACGGTAGCAACGATATCGATTACGAACAGTACTTGAAAGACGGCTCCATGAACGAAGACGCGCCTTTCAAGGATTTGAACGTGGGTAACGATTCCGATGACGAATGGGACCGCCCCATTAAGGATCATGGCAAAAGCCTGCAAGACCAGTTGCGCGACCAGCTTTCGCTTTGGTCGGGCACTCGCGAACAGTTGGAGCAGCTTGCGCAAAGCAATTGCTCCGAAAAGAAATTCCGTTCGCTGGTGGAATACCTGATCGACTCTCTCGACGAAAACGGATTCCTGCAAGAAGTTTCTGCCGAGGTGGCCCCGCTTCGTGCGTCCGAAGATCCCCTGATTAACGAAATTGAATCCATGCTCCGTAACGAAGTCCCGCTGGAAGAATGTTCCTTGCCGGTGCGCGAAGCGGTGCATGTATTGCAGGGCTTTAATCCGCGCGGCATTGGCGCCCGCAACCAGCGCGAATGCTTTTTGATTCAGGCTTACGCCCTCCCGAGTTTTCCGCCGCTTGGCATCAAGATTCTCGAAGAATGCTACGATGACTTGCTGGCGCTACGTTATGCTAAAATTGGAAAGGCCTTGGGCGTTTCGACCGAAGACGTGCAGCGTGCGGTCGCAAGCTTTGCAAAGCTTAACCCGCATCCGGGTTTCCAGCTTTCCAATTCCCGCGTGCAGACCATTGCCGCCGACCTCAAGGTGGTCGACAAGCATGGTCACATGGAAGTCGAATCCGTACGCTCTTCGATGCAAAAGCGCCTGCGCGTGAACCAGACCTACAAGGCTATTCTTGACGACAAGGGAGCCTCCAAGTCCGACAAGGAATACGTGCGCACGCACCTCTTTAAGGCGGTCGAATTTATCAAGGCGCTCGACAACCGCTACACGACCATGGAACTGGTGATGCGGGCCATTTTCAAGCGCCAAAAGGATTTCTTTAAGAAGGGCCCGGCATTCTTGAAGCCCATGGTGCAGCAAGACATTGCCGACGATATCAAACGTGACGTAAGTACCGTGAACCGCTCGGTCAACGGCAAGTATGTCGACACGCCCTACGGCATTTTCGAACTCAAGCAGTTCTTTACTTCGGGCGTCAAGCAGGATTCCTCGCCCGATGGCGAAGAACTCAGCTCGGCAACCATCCTGGACGCCATCAAGAAACTCGTGGACGAAGAAGACAAGAAAAAGCCTCTTTCGGACCAGGCGATTGCAGACAAACTGATGGAACAGGGGATCAAGGTAGCCCGCCGTACGGTGGCAAAATACCGCGAAGAAGAGCTGCATTTGTTGCCCGCCAGCAAGCGAAAAAAACTCATTTAG
- the lptC gene encoding LPS export ABC transporter periplasmic protein LptC: protein MILQKWALIPLLLIGLIVTACEEIEEEKPWLQVERPEMLFTDTTLMDSYDKGVLAWKLKTAYLERWGDKEVVFVRPVLVDIYDSLGERTAFLRADSGRMDLKFTYVYAYGHVYALTPKGASVRSDSLIWNKGDNLVTTESYVRVVSEEGDVLQGRGFVSDAHMDNWRILSNVTGIFQDAARRLKEEDKSQAKEIETRDSAQAANPAPAPVAPQVKPAPQPASSASQAPVKPDSLKKSKDFANAAAKAAVAAEASADEPKPAATKVEMQLLKKIKERGDRAKAKPRDAE, encoded by the coding sequence ATGATTCTTCAAAAGTGGGCGTTGATACCTTTATTGCTAATCGGTCTCATTGTGACCGCTTGCGAAGAAATTGAAGAAGAAAAGCCCTGGCTGCAGGTAGAGCGCCCTGAAATGCTTTTTACCGACACCACCCTCATGGATAGCTACGACAAGGGTGTGCTCGCCTGGAAACTCAAAACTGCCTATTTGGAACGTTGGGGCGATAAGGAAGTTGTCTTTGTACGCCCGGTGCTGGTGGATATTTACGATTCTCTCGGAGAACGCACCGCATTCTTGCGCGCCGATTCGGGCCGCATGGATTTGAAGTTTACCTACGTTTATGCCTACGGACATGTGTATGCGCTTACGCCCAAGGGAGCCTCGGTGCGTTCGGACTCCTTGATTTGGAACAAGGGTGACAATCTGGTGACAACCGAAAGCTACGTGCGCGTGGTGAGCGAAGAAGGCGACGTGTTGCAAGGCCGTGGCTTTGTGAGCGACGCCCACATGGACAATTGGCGCATTCTTTCGAATGTGACCGGTATTTTCCAGGATGCCGCCCGCCGCCTCAAAGAAGAAGACAAGTCCCAGGCCAAGGAAATCGAAACCCGCGACAGCGCCCAGGCGGCAAATCCGGCGCCCGCCCCTGTTGCTCCGCAAGTGAAGCCTGCTCCGCAGCCTGCAAGCTCGGCCTCTCAGGCTCCCGTAAAACCAGATTCCTTGAAGAAGTCGAAGGATTTTGCTAATGCCGCCGCGAAGGCCGCGGTGGCGGCGGAGGCTTCGGCCGACGAGCCGAAGCCGGCAGCGACAAAAGTGGAAATGCAACTGCTGAAAAAGATCAAGGAACGGGGAGACCGCGCCAAAGCAAAGCCGAGGGACGCCGAATGA
- the hpf gene encoding ribosome hibernation-promoting factor, HPF/YfiA family: MDIQFSARHFNASAGLQDRIQEEMDKLARFYPNITSASVILDHEVEHQRHCEITVNITGSQVVASADEENMGKAVDVTLERIKVQLKKANDKQNDHRAQPVSEVV, encoded by the coding sequence ATGGATATTCAGTTCTCTGCTCGTCACTTTAATGCTTCTGCCGGACTCCAGGATCGTATTCAAGAAGAAATGGACAAATTAGCTCGATTCTATCCGAATATCACCAGTGCCTCCGTTATCCTTGACCACGAAGTTGAACATCAGCGCCATTGCGAAATTACTGTGAACATTACCGGCTCCCAGGTTGTTGCCTCCGCCGACGAAGAAAACATGGGCAAGGCCGTTGATGTGACTCTCGAACGCATTAAGGTGCAGCTCAAGAAGGCAAACGACAAGCAGAACGATCACCGTGCCCAGCCCGTTTCCGAAGTTGTATAA
- a CDS encoding LTA synthase family protein, which produces MKPTILGFLKKVAASVAPFQKLVLISLAAWVTHILLRVLLLFRSNPYGFPFVSKPDWFIFHAVCIDFMWIVNALVVFLILGGIVYRITAGKATAKAIVVKIATVLYAVFHTAILLLTLLDNETQRFLGGHLTFGLVDTYKDTSSIIVFYDYVANDLSIPYLQFVVLALMLPLTYIVYRLLCKWYRPDDGFYVKKSAIAILVFYIASYLFVYFIWTGNARMTKLRPVVSLIYNDLFVAKKTVGLTDADLGNYRTAYQNLWQKIEGDSDWQFSDAKEGNGLPLYRVPSASLLNSEKLKAQREMQPNFILVLMESQRGRNTGYMNPQLQPSPTPFMDSLAAHSHVWMRMHTSGVPTTGGVLSTHIGIPHHSRLAQATDLAHVTLPSFVQVLTENGYSTHYMSAADPAWDNLGVWMSKWYTAEHYNREREDDSTFIDNAIEYVRDTLSKEGKPFLATLMTRSNHYPFNFAAGMTDEQKNRPLQERINVTMNYADRQIARFFHSIENEEWYKNTYVIIMADHGFPLGENGVSTMNGGGFSNVSWIPFFIHGKGLDAVRDTTTAAQIDIAPTVLELAGFAVPNIFMGHNLLRGNVTKADSVANDSAAVDSTIAPQAPQALAGLSLGAYSGYAAIGLDGYRFIAKYPAQDETHIFADGDLRQENELTGKLQNEEGRLSATLDTLLKISDYSLERGL; this is translated from the coding sequence ATGAAACCTACTATTCTCGGCTTTTTGAAGAAAGTGGCGGCCAGCGTTGCCCCCTTCCAGAAACTGGTTCTTATTTCGCTTGCGGCCTGGGTCACGCATATTCTGCTCCGCGTACTGCTCCTGTTCCGCAGCAACCCTTACGGATTCCCGTTTGTCTCTAAGCCGGACTGGTTCATTTTCCACGCCGTGTGCATCGATTTCATGTGGATTGTGAACGCCCTCGTGGTGTTCCTGATTCTGGGTGGCATCGTTTACCGGATTACCGCCGGCAAGGCAACAGCCAAAGCGATCGTCGTGAAAATCGCCACAGTACTCTATGCCGTTTTCCATACCGCAATTTTGCTCCTGACCCTTTTGGATAACGAAACCCAGCGATTCCTGGGCGGCCACCTGACTTTCGGACTTGTGGATACTTACAAGGACACGTCTTCGATTATCGTGTTCTACGATTATGTTGCGAACGATTTGTCTATACCGTACTTGCAGTTCGTGGTGCTTGCGCTCATGCTCCCGCTGACCTACATCGTTTACAGATTGCTTTGCAAGTGGTACCGCCCGGATGACGGTTTCTACGTGAAAAAATCCGCAATTGCGATACTTGTCTTCTACATTGCCTCTTACCTGTTCGTTTACTTTATCTGGACTGGTAACGCCCGCATGACAAAGCTCCGCCCGGTTGTTTCGCTGATTTACAACGACCTGTTTGTCGCCAAGAAAACGGTTGGCCTCACGGACGCTGACCTTGGCAATTACCGCACCGCTTACCAGAACTTGTGGCAAAAAATCGAAGGTGATTCCGACTGGCAATTCTCTGACGCCAAGGAAGGCAACGGGCTCCCGCTTTACCGCGTGCCGAGCGCAAGCCTCTTGAACAGCGAAAAGCTGAAGGCCCAGCGCGAAATGCAACCGAACTTTATTCTGGTGCTCATGGAATCGCAGCGCGGCCGCAATACGGGCTACATGAATCCGCAACTCCAGCCCTCGCCCACTCCGTTCATGGATTCGCTCGCTGCCCATTCCCACGTGTGGATGCGCATGCACACCAGCGGCGTTCCGACTACGGGCGGTGTCCTTTCGACGCACATCGGCATTCCGCACCACTCTCGCTTGGCTCAGGCAACAGACCTTGCCCACGTAACGCTCCCGAGCTTTGTGCAAGTGCTGACCGAAAACGGCTACAGCACGCATTACATGTCGGCCGCCGACCCCGCCTGGGATAATCTGGGCGTATGGATGTCCAAGTGGTACACCGCCGAACATTACAACCGCGAACGCGAAGACGATTCCACCTTCATCGACAACGCGATTGAATACGTGCGCGACACTCTTTCTAAAGAAGGCAAGCCCTTCCTCGCCACCCTCATGACGCGTTCGAACCATTACCCGTTCAACTTTGCCGCCGGCATGACCGACGAGCAAAAGAACCGCCCGCTCCAGGAACGCATCAACGTGACCATGAATTACGCCGACAGGCAAATCGCCCGATTCTTCCATTCGATCGAAAACGAGGAATGGTACAAGAACACCTACGTGATTATCATGGCCGACCACGGTTTCCCTCTGGGTGAAAACGGCGTTTCGACGATGAACGGCGGCGGATTTTCGAACGTGAGTTGGATCCCGTTCTTTATTCACGGAAAAGGACTTGACGCCGTACGCGACACCACAACCGCAGCGCAGATTGACATTGCGCCCACCGTGCTTGAGCTCGCCGGCTTTGCCGTTCCGAACATCTTTATGGGACACAACTTGCTGCGCGGAAACGTAACGAAGGCTGACTCTGTCGCCAACGACTCCGCGGCGGTTGATTCTACAATTGCTCCGCAGGCACCGCAAGCGCTCGCGGGCCTTTCGCTCGGAGCATACTCGGGCTACGCCGCCATCGGGCTGGACGGCTACCGCTTTATCGCCAAATACCCTGCCCAGGACGAAACGCATATCTTTGCCGACGGCGACCTGCGTCAAGAAAACGAGCTCACCGGCAAGTTGCAAAACGAAGAAGGTCGCCTCTCAGCGACCCTCGATACATTGCTCAAGATTTCGGATTACTCGCTCGAACGCGGGCTTTAA
- a CDS encoding RND family transporter, whose translation MATKKTIPERFSNWYIPLICKHQYKALAFYLILAVLFAIPILFKPGLKLDADLSHLLPQDTPSVKALEESYLRFGSTDKFMIAIQSEDLNLVVALQDSIAEYIHKNWEGDFVSTQVDNDNQFFKDNALLYLPVKHLENIRDNLEDLQLEIGRKNGPLVVDLLSGDSAAVADSTNASAGAAPAKKKRVWFDENLPQELGLPDEAVSAFDAFFKKSKGDTIDAKAASNEEVEWDSKSTIPSELKNRLVGSPRPDSTGKILYNGVVNAKLIKPSTDYEFVTHILARTDSLLAYFSGKTYPVPTRFTVEGTYEGLKEVDEVANDSIFSFGISLVLIIFLTIFFFRSVKGPILVTASVLYACLPTLAFTALFYGKLNPFTVFVASIILGIGIDYSIHILGTSQKLMHKYATLEEVLEAAQRKMLKPFILASFTTIAAFLTLLAAHFRGFYEFGVVASMGVLFSMLTSLLFLPVLVKCMGGIPKAPDNSLLPKSWDEAKILKFFKYLAFAGFALGAVSIWFAQDVDFEHNLRNLRRVSTNVTTSKNKISTKVTRATGKAVTSTPAAVMGSKPEQLDKLYDTLMVRLHVEHDTTLGSFLTLKSFVPPMDSQKARLEIIEEIRDLAEARVFDRAEGDDSVNIANLRKLSAVEEPFTPEDVPSWTLDLLREKDGSYGKIGFIYGDFPSWDAHALHRFQERYGHWNFDGEDLRTFSSQFILSDVIDSVKKDSFRLALVIILVIFGTLVVSFRKPKYFLAGCVAFGMGALLTLGLLGFLTDMFEFGKISIYNVIVIPMALGIGIDATIHMITSWTSDKNQGMTLRQLMDTTGRNVMASSTTTIAGFVGFLFTTHRGLKGIGDLACISIAMFLITSIVFCMYLCGSWLKKK comes from the coding sequence ATGGCTACAAAAAAGACGATTCCCGAAAGATTTTCTAATTGGTACATTCCCCTCATTTGCAAGCACCAGTACAAGGCTCTTGCCTTTTACCTGATTCTTGCGGTGCTTTTTGCCATTCCTATCTTGTTTAAGCCAGGCCTTAAACTGGATGCGGATCTTTCGCACTTGTTGCCTCAGGATACTCCCAGCGTAAAGGCGCTCGAAGAATCGTATTTGCGTTTTGGTTCTACCGACAAGTTCATGATCGCAATCCAGAGCGAAGACTTGAACTTGGTGGTGGCCCTGCAAGATTCTATTGCCGAATACATCCACAAGAATTGGGAAGGCGATTTCGTTTCGACTCAGGTCGATAACGACAACCAGTTCTTCAAGGATAATGCATTGCTTTACCTGCCGGTGAAGCATTTGGAAAACATTCGCGATAACCTGGAAGATTTGCAGCTTGAAATTGGCCGTAAGAACGGCCCACTTGTTGTAGATTTGCTGAGCGGTGATTCTGCGGCAGTCGCTGATTCTACGAATGCTTCTGCAGGTGCCGCGCCCGCGAAAAAGAAACGCGTGTGGTTTGATGAAAACTTGCCGCAGGAATTGGGTCTCCCTGACGAAGCGGTGAGTGCCTTTGACGCATTCTTCAAGAAATCCAAGGGCGACACAATCGATGCGAAGGCCGCCTCGAACGAAGAAGTGGAATGGGATTCCAAGTCGACGATTCCTTCTGAACTCAAGAACCGCCTGGTCGGTTCGCCGCGCCCCGACAGCACTGGCAAGATTCTCTATAACGGCGTGGTGAACGCGAAACTCATCAAGCCCTCTACCGACTATGAATTTGTGACGCATATTCTGGCTCGTACCGATTCCCTGCTCGCTTATTTCAGCGGCAAGACTTACCCGGTGCCCACACGCTTTACAGTGGAAGGCACTTACGAAGGCCTTAAGGAAGTGGACGAAGTCGCGAACGATTCCATCTTCTCGTTCGGCATCAGCTTGGTGCTCATCATATTCCTCACGATTTTCTTCTTCAGGAGCGTGAAGGGCCCGATTCTGGTGACCGCTTCGGTGCTTTACGCGTGCCTCCCGACGCTTGCATTTACGGCTTTATTCTACGGCAAGCTGAACCCGTTTACGGTGTTCGTAGCCTCCATTATTCTCGGTATCGGTATTGACTACTCCATTCACATCTTGGGAACATCGCAAAAGCTGATGCATAAGTATGCGACTCTCGAAGAGGTCTTGGAAGCGGCTCAGCGCAAGATGCTCAAACCGTTCATCCTGGCAAGCTTTACTACGATTGCGGCGTTCTTGACGCTCCTTGCGGCTCATTTCCGCGGCTTCTATGAATTCGGCGTGGTGGCTTCGATGGGTGTGCTGTTCAGTATGCTCACGTCGCTGTTGTTCTTGCCGGTGCTTGTGAAGTGCATGGGCGGTATCCCGAAGGCTCCGGACAATTCCCTGTTGCCCAAGTCCTGGGACGAAGCGAAGATTCTCAAGTTCTTCAAGTACTTGGCTTTTGCGGGCTTTGCTCTCGGTGCGGTCTCCATTTGGTTCGCTCAAGATGTGGACTTTGAACACAACCTGCGTAACTTGCGCCGCGTCTCGACGAACGTGACCACCTCGAAGAACAAGATTTCGACCAAGGTGACTCGCGCAACGGGCAAGGCCGTGACCTCGACGCCGGCTGCCGTGATGGGCTCCAAGCCCGAACAGCTCGACAAGCTTTATGACACCTTGATGGTGCGCCTGCATGTGGAACATGACACGACTCTCGGAAGCTTCCTCACGCTCAAGAGCTTTGTACCGCCGATGGATTCGCAGAAGGCCCGCCTCGAAATCATCGAAGAAATTCGCGACCTTGCCGAAGCCCGTGTGTTTGACCGCGCCGAAGGCGATGATTCCGTGAACATTGCGAACTTGCGCAAACTTTCTGCCGTCGAAGAACCCTTTACTCCCGAAGATGTCCCGAGCTGGACTTTGGACTTGCTACGCGAAAAAGACGGAAGCTACGGTAAGATTGGCTTTATCTACGGCGACTTCCCGAGCTGGGATGCTCATGCGTTGCACCGTTTCCAGGAACGCTATGGCCACTGGAATTTCGACGGCGAAGATCTCCGTACGTTCTCTTCGCAGTTCATTCTCTCTGACGTGATTGATTCGGTGAAGAAAGACAGCTTCAGACTCGCTCTCGTGATTATCCTTGTGATTTTCGGTACGTTGGTGGTTTCGTTCCGCAAGCCGAAATATTTCTTGGCCGGTTGCGTCGCCTTTGGTATGGGTGCATTGCTCACGCTAGGCCTTCTCGGATTCCTTACCGACATGTTCGAATTCGGTAAAATCAGTATCTACAACGTGATTGTGATTCCGATGGCGCTCGGTATCGGAATCGATGCCACCATCCACATGATTACCTCGTGGACGTCTGACAAGAATCAAGGTATGACGCTCCGTCAGCTGATGGATACTACGGGCCGTAACGTGATGGCAAGTTCCACAACGACCATCGCGGGCTTCGTAGGATTCTTGTTCACGACGCACCGCGGCCTGAAGGGCATTGGCGACCTCGCTTGCATCAGCATCGCGATGTTCCTCATTACGAGCATTGTATTCTGTATGTATTTGTGCGGTTCTTGGCTCAAGAAAAAGTAG
- a CDS encoding MlaD family protein: MNKFSRLIKENLLPFIVFAIIVTSCCAAWFFLHPSSPFHERYTFVVSYDAIGTLSPGNLVKVRGIPCGQITKVELTDDAVYVTLEVLAETIIPKNSEFRLITAGLMGEREMCVLTGDSKELVHQGDTLVGHFDQGMAGFGKKVGAILADLGELRDSARSVMDSLSNGQAGEQLNRVSRKAKTVVRKTKVNVNSWKAQVDSLLDECDHSLGNAQVALEAIAQTGAAKVHDLGSLVDRTRKLLETVKALKEQSATVLGKLMQDDNTAGLIVSQDSPFNKGLDKLLQDVDALLNDIKKSGLDINVDIF; encoded by the coding sequence ATGAATAAGTTTTCCAGGCTGATCAAAGAGAACCTGTTGCCGTTTATCGTGTTCGCCATTATCGTGACGTCATGTTGTGCGGCATGGTTCTTTTTACATCCGTCTAGTCCGTTCCATGAACGTTATACTTTCGTGGTGTCTTACGATGCTATCGGTACGCTTTCTCCGGGGAACCTGGTCAAGGTGCGCGGTATTCCGTGCGGTCAGATTACCAAGGTGGAACTGACCGACGACGCTGTCTATGTGACGCTTGAAGTCCTTGCGGAAACGATCATTCCCAAAAACTCCGAGTTCCGCCTGATTACCGCAGGCTTGATGGGCGAACGCGAAATGTGCGTGCTTACGGGCGATTCCAAGGAACTTGTTCACCAGGGCGACACGCTGGTTGGTCATTTTGACCAAGGCATGGCCGGCTTTGGCAAGAAGGTCGGAGCAATTTTGGCCGATCTGGGCGAATTGAGGGATTCTGCCCGCTCGGTCATGGATTCGCTTTCGAACGGTCAGGCCGGTGAACAGCTGAATCGTGTTTCTAGAAAGGCCAAGACCGTTGTCCGCAAGACCAAGGTGAACGTGAACAGCTGGAAGGCCCAGGTTGATTCGCTCCTGGATGAATGCGACCACAGCCTGGGCAATGCCCAAGTGGCCCTGGAGGCTATCGCTCAAACCGGTGCCGCCAAGGTTCACGATCTGGGGAGCTTGGTCGATCGCACCCGCAAACTGCTGGAAACGGTCAAGGCTCTCAAGGAACAGTCCGCTACCGTTTTGGGCAAACTGATGCAAGACGACAACACCGCCGGCTTGATCGTCAGTCAGGATTCCCCGTTTAACAAGGGGCTGGATAAGCTGCTTCAGGACGTCGATGCCCTGCTGAATGACATCAAAAAGAGCGGTTTGGATATTAATGTTGATATTTTCTAA